Proteins found in one Alteromonas macleodii genomic segment:
- the glnS gene encoding glutamine--tRNA ligase: MAETEHRPTNFIRQIIDKDLASGLHDAIKTRFPPEPNGFLHIGHAKSICLNFGIAQDYTGSCNLRFDDTNPAKEDITFVNSIKEDVQWLGFTWDGEARYSSNYFDQLHAYAVELIEKGLAYVDFSAQEVMREMRGTLKEPGQNSPYRDTDVETNLREFAKMTAGDYKEGECSLRAKIDMASPFMCMRDPVIYRVKHAHHHQTGDKWCVYPMYDFTHCISDAIEGITHSLCTLEFQDNRRLYDWVIENISIDCTPRQYEFSRLNLEYTVLSKRRLIQLVDENHVSGWDDPRMPTIAGLRRRGYTPGSVVEFCKRIGVTKMDNMVEMSMLEACIRDDLNANAPRAMAVLDPIKLVIENYDEGQTETLTAPNHPNDETMGTRSISFSREVYIEAEDFRESANKKFKRLVLDKEVRLRNAYVVKANRVEKDEDGNVTTVYCTYDPETLGKDPADGRKVKGVIHWVDAATAQAAEFRLYDRLFNVPNPAAEENFTDAINPDSLEIKQGWVEAGLVNNVPEVGAWQFERTGYFCVDKDSTDEKPVFNRTVGLRDTWAKMGE; encoded by the coding sequence ATGGCCGAGACTGAACACCGTCCGACCAATTTTATCCGTCAGATTATTGATAAAGACCTGGCTAGTGGTCTACATGACGCTATTAAAACTCGGTTTCCACCAGAGCCGAACGGCTTTTTACATATTGGTCATGCCAAGTCTATTTGCTTGAATTTTGGTATTGCACAAGATTACACAGGTTCGTGCAATTTGCGCTTTGACGATACTAACCCAGCAAAAGAAGACATTACGTTCGTTAATTCTATAAAAGAAGACGTTCAATGGCTGGGATTTACCTGGGATGGCGAAGCGCGTTATTCATCGAATTATTTTGACCAACTTCATGCATATGCCGTTGAGCTTATCGAAAAAGGTTTAGCTTACGTAGATTTTTCTGCGCAAGAAGTGATGCGCGAGATGCGTGGAACGCTTAAAGAACCTGGTCAAAACAGCCCTTATCGCGACACCGACGTTGAAACTAACCTTCGCGAGTTTGCCAAGATGACGGCAGGCGACTACAAGGAAGGTGAGTGTAGTTTGCGCGCCAAAATCGACATGGCGTCTCCATTCATGTGTATGCGCGATCCGGTAATTTACCGAGTCAAACATGCACACCATCACCAAACTGGTGATAAATGGTGTGTGTATCCAATGTACGATTTTACTCACTGCATCTCGGATGCTATCGAGGGGATCACGCATTCATTATGTACCTTAGAATTCCAAGACAATCGTCGTCTTTACGATTGGGTTATCGAAAATATCTCAATTGACTGTACGCCTCGTCAGTATGAGTTTTCACGTCTTAATCTTGAGTACACGGTATTAAGCAAACGCCGTCTTATTCAATTAGTCGATGAAAACCATGTCAGCGGGTGGGATGACCCCCGTATGCCTACTATAGCGGGCTTACGCCGTCGTGGTTATACACCGGGCTCTGTGGTTGAGTTCTGTAAGCGAATTGGCGTGACCAAGATGGACAATATGGTTGAAATGTCTATGTTGGAAGCCTGTATTCGCGACGACTTAAATGCTAACGCACCGCGTGCGATGGCCGTGTTAGACCCGATTAAGCTTGTTATTGAAAATTACGATGAAGGGCAAACAGAAACGCTGACTGCACCGAATCATCCTAATGATGAAACCATGGGTACACGTAGCATCAGCTTTAGCCGCGAAGTGTATATTGAAGCAGAAGACTTCCGTGAATCGGCAAACAAAAAGTTCAAACGTTTAGTACTAGATAAAGAAGTACGATTACGTAACGCCTATGTCGTTAAAGCTAATCGCGTTGAAAAAGACGAAGACGGCAATGTAACTACTGTTTACTGTACTTACGACCCAGAAACATTGGGTAAAGATCCCGCTGATGGGCGTAAGGTGAAAGGCGTTATTCACTGGGTAGACGCAGCTACGGCACAGGCAGCAGAATTTAGACTGTATGACCGTTTGTTTAATGTGCCTAATCCGGCGGCAGAGGAAAACTTTACCGATGCTATTAATCCTGACTCTTTGGAAATCAAACAGGGCTGGGTAGAAGCAGGGTTGGTTAACAATGTCCCTGAAGTTGGCGCCTGGCAGTTTGAACGCACTGGTTACTTCTGTGTAGACAAAGACAGCACAGACGAGAAGCCAGTTTTCAACCGTACAGTAGGTCTAAGAGACACATGGGCAAAAATGGGCGAGTAA
- a CDS encoding YciK family oxidoreductase, whose translation MNDYNAPANLLRDKVILITGAGDGIGAQAAKTYAEHGAICILLGRTVSKLEAVYDDIIAAGGQEPAIVPLDIKGATPSHYQQMTQTIIDQFGRLDGVLHNAGILGHLSAFKDIDAQEWQDVMQVNLNGMVYMTQALIPALEKAENASVIFTTSSVGRKGRAFWGTYAVSKFATEGVMQTLADEYQNKSLRFNCINPGGTRTHMRAQAFPAENPETLKTPEDIMPMYLYLMGDESKEVNGQSLDCQPK comes from the coding sequence ATGAACGATTACAACGCACCAGCGAATTTATTACGCGATAAAGTTATTCTTATCACCGGGGCTGGCGATGGGATTGGTGCACAAGCTGCAAAGACTTATGCCGAGCATGGCGCTATTTGTATTTTATTAGGTCGTACCGTATCTAAACTTGAGGCCGTGTACGACGATATAATCGCAGCCGGCGGTCAGGAACCTGCCATTGTTCCTTTAGATATAAAAGGTGCAACACCCTCTCATTATCAACAGATGACGCAGACCATTATTGACCAATTTGGTCGATTAGATGGTGTCCTTCACAATGCCGGCATTTTAGGTCACCTAAGTGCATTTAAAGATATTGATGCACAAGAGTGGCAAGACGTAATGCAAGTAAACCTAAATGGTATGGTTTATATGACGCAGGCGCTTATCCCGGCATTAGAAAAAGCCGAAAACGCATCAGTTATTTTCACTACATCGAGTGTAGGAAGAAAAGGTCGCGCATTTTGGGGAACATACGCTGTATCGAAGTTCGCTACAGAAGGTGTAATGCAAACCCTCGCTGATGAATATCAGAACAAGTCGCTGCGTTTCAACTGTATTAATCCAGGCGGTACCCGCACTCATATGCGTGCACAAGCTTTTCCTGCAGAAAACCCAGAAACATTAAAAACACCAGAAGATATTATGCCTATGTATCTTTACCTAATGGGTGATGAAAGTAAGGAAGTAAATGGTCAGTCTCTTGATTGCCAGCCAAAGTAG
- a CDS encoding VolA/Pla-1 family phospholipase, with protein sequence MRKLVLSSSVALALGLAGCGGSDETLSDIQAETEVQTPFSRIVFDPANGNLNIPNDLLMLPGDDGFFDYTLNIPVDDPTDFADPQNALNVLDGWSTQHPFVINVDTPVGASLDESSLASGVLLFEATLGLDQSDPECAQVTTPSAGCKLGDQLTFGVDYVLSLADSNTITFVPLKPLKPAQGYMLVMTTDLKDSSGKSVQGSTTWDSVRQDINTKPLSSEAQIQIQGLVNSLVNPLLNAGFEREDVTYVSAFTTQSIANSLDTIKKVMISRFAQLAAGGDPSAPTALPAITVRDVAAAPNVLEAIAPEIGLSSLVTTVIDQSKQGRSDIAAIDATDFSALETCAGLAGTASGQLAAQWGGLNDFAIGVSTAILRQVGPFCAAQRYEGNIALPYFLGVPSAENPLAPVNEFWKAACDSGIVLAGAPQELLADAQPGPNAEMCNSLGLADVRIDGEMLDSARNITKFNPYPQPTGGNMGMETLDVQVTIPDPAIAGALGFPISMPEAGWPVVILAHGITSKKEDMLAITGTLSLAGIASVAIDQPLHGSRGFDLDGDGTDDLNATSVSATHYMNLASLPTARDNLRQSVSDLLGLRLGLNAVVDTTAAQNVKFDMSRVSVMGVSLGAMTGGNFAAVANTSMGGDLAALDGMFAVRQASLESPGGGVAQFLLESPSFGPLIKGLLLSQASEDFVALLNQLYETTDVTEEQLSAAVTIFEDNLTAEQAAEVNAVFAEFAFAAQTVMDAGDPTNYAQTLGSNTPVHMMTVVGDGSEENLPDQVIPVSTALPLSGQLPLAATIGLEQVTTTQGPGTDPISGVVLFNSGAHASSLSPAASAAVTTEMQKEVAGYIASDALALPISDESVVAN encoded by the coding sequence ATGAGAAAACTCGTATTAAGTTCCAGTGTGGCCCTTGCGCTGGGTCTAGCAGGCTGTGGTGGCTCCGATGAAACCCTTTCCGACATTCAAGCCGAAACAGAAGTTCAAACACCATTTTCACGAATTGTTTTCGACCCAGCTAACGGGAACCTAAACATTCCTAACGACCTTCTAATGCTTCCGGGCGACGATGGTTTCTTTGATTACACACTGAATATACCGGTCGATGACCCTACAGATTTTGCTGACCCGCAGAATGCTCTTAACGTGTTAGACGGTTGGTCAACTCAACACCCGTTTGTTATTAACGTAGATACGCCTGTCGGCGCATCGCTTGACGAAAGCTCGCTAGCATCTGGCGTCTTATTATTTGAGGCAACATTAGGGCTTGATCAAAGTGACCCGGAATGTGCGCAAGTAACTACGCCCTCTGCAGGATGTAAGCTTGGTGATCAACTTACCTTTGGCGTCGATTACGTACTTAGCCTAGCCGATAGTAACACCATAACTTTTGTTCCTTTAAAGCCACTGAAACCTGCTCAGGGTTATATGCTGGTTATGACCACAGATTTAAAAGATTCGTCTGGCAAATCAGTACAGGGCTCAACTACGTGGGACTCGGTAAGACAGGACATTAACACTAAGCCGCTATCCAGTGAAGCACAGATTCAAATACAGGGGTTAGTTAATTCATTAGTTAACCCTTTGTTGAATGCGGGGTTCGAACGTGAAGACGTCACCTACGTATCGGCGTTTACGACTCAATCTATTGCCAACTCGCTTGATACGATTAAGAAAGTCATGATTAGCCGTTTTGCACAACTGGCTGCTGGCGGTGACCCATCTGCACCAACAGCCTTACCTGCTATTACAGTACGCGATGTTGCTGCAGCGCCTAATGTTTTAGAAGCTATAGCACCGGAAATTGGATTATCTAGCTTAGTCACTACAGTTATAGATCAAAGTAAACAAGGTCGTTCGGATATAGCTGCAATTGATGCAACTGATTTCAGCGCGTTAGAAACTTGTGCAGGTCTTGCAGGCACAGCCTCTGGTCAGTTAGCTGCCCAGTGGGGTGGGTTAAATGATTTTGCGATAGGTGTTTCTACAGCAATCTTAAGGCAAGTAGGACCATTCTGTGCAGCTCAACGGTATGAAGGTAATATAGCGTTGCCTTACTTCTTGGGTGTTCCAAGTGCAGAGAATCCGCTTGCGCCAGTGAATGAATTTTGGAAAGCAGCGTGCGACAGCGGCATTGTGTTAGCTGGCGCACCGCAAGAGTTGCTAGCTGATGCTCAGCCAGGTCCGAATGCCGAAATGTGTAATTCCCTTGGTCTTGCTGACGTTCGCATTGATGGAGAAATGCTAGACAGCGCGAGAAACATTACTAAATTTAACCCGTATCCACAGCCAACGGGCGGAAATATGGGCATGGAAACGTTAGACGTGCAGGTAACTATTCCAGATCCTGCAATTGCGGGCGCTCTAGGCTTCCCAATTAGCATGCCTGAAGCTGGCTGGCCGGTGGTTATTTTAGCCCACGGTATCACCAGTAAAAAAGAAGACATGCTTGCGATTACCGGTACTTTATCTCTAGCAGGTATTGCTTCAGTGGCTATTGATCAGCCTTTACACGGGAGCCGAGGCTTCGACCTTGATGGTGACGGTACTGATGACTTAAACGCTACAAGCGTAAGCGCTACGCACTATATGAACCTTGCTAGCCTACCAACTGCACGTGATAACTTGCGTCAAAGTGTATCTGACTTGCTAGGCCTGCGTTTAGGGCTTAATGCTGTTGTAGATACAACCGCTGCACAAAATGTCAAATTTGATATGTCACGTGTGTCTGTTATGGGTGTGTCGCTAGGTGCAATGACGGGTGGTAATTTTGCTGCGGTTGCAAACACATCAATGGGTGGCGATTTAGCAGCGCTTGATGGTATGTTCGCTGTTAGACAAGCTTCCCTTGAATCTCCAGGAGGTGGCGTAGCGCAATTCTTATTAGAGTCTCCATCATTCGGACCTCTAATTAAAGGCTTGTTGCTTTCACAGGCGTCAGAAGACTTTGTTGCATTGCTAAACCAACTGTATGAAACAACTGATGTCACTGAAGAGCAGCTTAGCGCGGCGGTTACTATTTTTGAAGATAATCTAACTGCAGAGCAAGCTGCTGAAGTAAATGCAGTATTTGCAGAATTCGCATTCGCTGCGCAAACAGTAATGGATGCGGGTGACCCAACTAACTATGCACAAACGCTAGGAAGTAATACACCTGTTCACATGATGACGGTTGTAGGTGATGGTAGCGAAGAAAACCTACCTGATCAGGTAATTCCAGTTTCAACAGCATTGCCTCTGTCAGGTCAACTTCCACTAGCAGCGACAATCGGTTTAGAGCAAGTCACTACTACTCAAGGTCCAGGTACAGACCCAATTAGCGGCGTTGTTCTGTTTAATAGCGGTGCACATGCTTCTAGCTTGAGCCCTGCAGCAAGCGCAGCGGTAACCACAGAAATGCAAAAAGAAGTAGCAGGGTATATTGCGTCTGACGCACTAGCGCTTCCAATTTCAGATGAGAGTGTTGTTGCGAACTAG
- a CDS encoding acylase, with protein sequence MTNQGTFNTKRTLIAFTLAGLLTACGDNDNDFSNIEQPAPPTATTPEPAPSPIPAFAPDGTLSADITWTTYGVPHVKADNLESMAYGVGYAFARDNLCVLADQIVKYNSERAKFFGPDQVPGSGDSEHLINDFGFLTLGIRDLAEENLPRLSTNSRAMFKGYTAGYNRYLNETPLEEQDQSCAGQPWVTEIDSVDLLTYSLGVALLPGAANFLGPMFIAAPQGESYLPTPAESSSEVASSIRISPTVGLPDRNPQEMGSNGWGLGSDKTTNGKGMVLGNPHFPHTGNLRFWNFHAQVPGHLNVTGSSLTGLPGAVNIGFNENVAWTHTFSTAEHFVVYQLTLDEDDSSGLTHLVDGSKRTIYEKNLQIDVAVGGGQTIKLNKTAYYTNYGPMIEVPGNFDWNANNAFAIKDANLPNFDIVDHWLAMNMATSMDEFKQAFKDYDGVIFNNTMAASADGQVFYIDDSTVPNLTETAIEQLTTNPLLIQTKAAAGFTVLPGNISQFDFEGPVPYEEAPKYEGSDSVQNSNNSYWLTNLNSPIVVSNPLFGNVENQQSLRSRMGQQFIENEAGSDGTFTPEEVEGLLLNNRSYLAENILPSLLELCAEQGDTPVNVDGVSVDVAQACAALEDWDGTMNLTSTGAHVFREFAFQFNQAPQWEVPFSLDAPVTTPSGLVKNDTTLEQLARATQVIEQAGVAFDAPLGEVQFVERSLPDGSASGVKLPWAGAHNIEGGFNVFDVRSNSNGTQLPRHSYETINSNTAMSAEAEGYHINYGTSWAMVINFTDEGPRGRGILTYSQSRKFGSDHFLDQTQLYSTQPTLRDIYFTDEEIEANKIEQVNLSSE encoded by the coding sequence ATGACCAATCAAGGCACATTTAATACTAAACGAACGCTTATTGCGTTTACACTTGCCGGGCTATTAACCGCATGTGGCGATAACGACAACGATTTTTCAAATATAGAGCAACCAGCGCCACCCACGGCCACTACACCTGAACCAGCGCCTTCACCTATTCCTGCTTTTGCACCGGACGGTACTTTGTCGGCTGACATAACATGGACGACCTACGGTGTTCCGCATGTAAAAGCTGATAATCTTGAGAGCATGGCCTATGGTGTGGGGTACGCATTTGCAAGAGACAACCTTTGCGTACTGGCTGACCAGATTGTTAAATACAACTCAGAGCGTGCCAAGTTTTTCGGCCCAGACCAAGTGCCTGGTAGCGGCGACTCTGAGCACCTTATCAACGACTTTGGCTTTTTAACACTTGGTATTAGGGATCTCGCTGAAGAGAATTTACCACGTCTGTCTACAAATTCTCGCGCAATGTTTAAGGGTTATACGGCAGGGTATAACAGATACTTAAATGAAACACCTTTAGAAGAGCAAGATCAAAGCTGTGCGGGACAGCCTTGGGTAACAGAAATTGATAGCGTTGACCTTTTAACATACTCCTTAGGCGTGGCGCTTTTACCCGGCGCTGCTAACTTTTTAGGCCCAATGTTTATTGCTGCGCCACAAGGTGAGAGCTATTTACCAACTCCAGCCGAGTCATCAAGTGAAGTTGCCTCTTCAATAAGAATATCGCCGACAGTAGGGTTGCCAGATAGAAATCCTCAGGAAATGGGGTCTAACGGGTGGGGGTTAGGAAGCGATAAAACGACAAATGGGAAGGGAATGGTATTAGGTAACCCCCATTTTCCTCACACCGGAAACTTGCGTTTTTGGAACTTCCACGCTCAAGTTCCTGGCCATCTAAACGTAACCGGTAGCTCGCTTACGGGTTTACCAGGTGCAGTAAACATTGGTTTCAATGAAAACGTAGCCTGGACCCACACATTCTCCACTGCTGAGCATTTCGTTGTGTATCAGCTAACCCTTGATGAAGATGATTCATCAGGCCTTACCCATTTAGTTGATGGAAGCAAACGCACTATCTATGAAAAAAACCTTCAAATTGACGTTGCAGTAGGTGGCGGGCAAACCATTAAACTGAATAAGACTGCCTATTACACGAACTACGGTCCAATGATTGAAGTTCCAGGTAATTTTGATTGGAATGCTAACAATGCGTTTGCTATTAAAGACGCTAACCTGCCTAACTTTGATATTGTTGATCATTGGCTGGCTATGAATATGGCCACATCAATGGATGAGTTTAAGCAGGCGTTCAAAGACTATGACGGGGTTATTTTTAATAACACCATGGCTGCGTCGGCTGACGGCCAAGTATTTTATATCGACGACTCTACGGTACCGAATTTAACTGAAACGGCTATTGAACAATTAACAACGAACCCGCTACTTATTCAAACGAAAGCCGCTGCTGGTTTTACCGTACTACCGGGAAATATTTCTCAGTTCGACTTCGAAGGCCCAGTTCCTTATGAAGAAGCACCAAAGTACGAGGGCTCTGACTCGGTACAAAATTCAAACAATAGCTACTGGTTAACTAACCTAAACTCACCCATTGTTGTGAGTAATCCGCTATTTGGTAATGTGGAGAATCAACAGTCATTGCGCTCACGTATGGGGCAGCAGTTTATTGAAAATGAGGCTGGGAGTGATGGTACTTTCACACCCGAGGAAGTTGAAGGGCTATTACTTAATAACCGAAGCTATCTAGCTGAGAATATATTGCCATCTTTGCTTGAACTATGCGCCGAGCAAGGTGATACGCCAGTAAACGTAGACGGAGTAAGTGTTGATGTAGCACAAGCCTGTGCAGCCTTAGAGGACTGGGACGGTACAATGAACCTTACGAGTACTGGTGCACATGTTTTCAGAGAATTTGCCTTTCAGTTTAACCAAGCTCCGCAGTGGGAAGTACCGTTTTCTCTTGATGCCCCCGTGACTACGCCATCGGGTTTAGTAAAAAATGATACTACTTTAGAGCAATTGGCGCGAGCTACGCAGGTCATCGAACAGGCTGGGGTAGCATTTGATGCCCCACTCGGTGAAGTGCAATTTGTCGAGCGTAGCTTGCCAGACGGCTCTGCCTCAGGTGTTAAACTACCGTGGGCGGGTGCTCATAATATTGAAGGTGGCTTTAACGTATTTGATGTAAGAAGCAACAGTAATGGTACACAGTTACCAAGACATAGCTACGAAACAATTAACAGTAATACGGCGATGAGTGCTGAAGCTGAGGGCTATCACATTAACTATGGCACAAGTTGGGCAATGGTTATCAACTTCACTGATGAAGGGCCAAGGGGTCGAGGTATATTAACTTACTCACAGTCTCGTAAGTTTGGCAGTGACCATTTCTTAGACCAGACCCAGCTTTATTCTACACAGCCTACACTTCGGGATATCTATTTCACTGATGAAGAGATTGAAGCGAATAAGATTGAGCAGGTTAACCTATCGTCAGAATAA
- the sohB gene encoding protease SohB has protein sequence MEFLYEYGLFVAKAVTLVIAFVVVVSTIVGVASKQKQGKGQLEIVSISEQLKDITNYAKEVLLDKNALKKLAKEQKKEAKAKSKAKNKATDQEDESKKSRLYVIDFKGSMDANEVEHLREEITAILCVANKEDEVLVRLESGGGVVHGYGLAASQLQRIKEKGLKLTIAVDKVAASGGYMMACVADTLLASQFAYIGSIGVLAQLPNFNKLLKKNDIEFEQHTAGEFKRTLTIFGENNDEGRAKFREEIEEIHVLFKDFVQSQRPEMDIDKVATGEYWPGVKAKALGLVDDITTSDDYILSHYPAREIFSVKYAVKKNVAEKLGMSAANVVERVFMKSMNKARHWF, from the coding sequence TTGGAGTTTTTGTACGAATACGGTTTGTTTGTTGCCAAAGCAGTAACGTTAGTTATCGCCTTCGTTGTTGTTGTATCAACCATTGTTGGTGTAGCAAGTAAACAGAAGCAGGGGAAAGGGCAACTCGAAATCGTGTCTATTTCTGAGCAATTAAAGGACATTACAAACTACGCTAAAGAAGTCCTTTTAGATAAAAACGCATTAAAAAAGTTAGCTAAAGAACAGAAGAAAGAGGCCAAAGCGAAGAGCAAGGCTAAAAACAAAGCGACAGATCAGGAGGACGAGTCAAAGAAGTCTCGTTTATATGTTATAGACTTTAAAGGGTCTATGGATGCCAATGAGGTCGAGCACCTGCGTGAAGAGATCACCGCTATTTTATGTGTGGCAAATAAAGAAGACGAAGTTTTAGTACGCCTTGAGAGTGGCGGTGGCGTAGTACATGGTTATGGACTTGCTGCGTCGCAATTACAGCGCATCAAAGAAAAGGGTCTGAAATTGACCATTGCCGTAGATAAAGTTGCGGCAAGCGGTGGCTATATGATGGCGTGTGTTGCCGATACATTGTTGGCGTCACAGTTTGCGTATATCGGTAGTATTGGTGTTCTAGCTCAGCTACCTAATTTCAATAAATTGTTGAAGAAAAACGATATAGAATTTGAGCAGCATACTGCCGGAGAGTTTAAGCGTACGCTAACGATTTTTGGCGAAAATAACGATGAAGGCCGCGCCAAGTTCAGAGAGGAAATTGAAGAGATTCATGTGCTCTTTAAAGATTTTGTGCAAAGTCAGCGTCCTGAAATGGATATAGATAAAGTAGCTACTGGTGAGTATTGGCCAGGAGTTAAAGCAAAAGCACTTGGCTTGGTTGACGACATCACCACTTCCGATGACTACATTCTTTCGCATTACCCAGCACGCGAAATTTTCAGTGTTAAGTATGCTGTTAAGAAAAATGTTGCGGAAAAGCTGGGTATGTCGGCAGCTAATGTTGTTGAGCGTGTGTTTATGAAAAGCATGAACAAAGCGCGTCATTGGTTTTAA
- a CDS encoding TetR/AcrR family transcriptional regulator, translating into MARHTKNDILDAAEYLFSQSGFTQTSMREITARAEVNLASVNYHFGSKKNLIQAVFKRYFDELMPQVKTCLDALPPIEGAKGVEQLLYSLIPPMLNLNAISEQGTATFVKLLGRGYNETQGHLRKFLMHDYGDCIRALVDAIRRCLPELPEEELFWRLHFAMGSFVFSMASSQALTEIAESDFHKHVDIKEVIQHLVPFVAQGLAGK; encoded by the coding sequence ATGGCACGGCATACTAAAAACGATATATTAGATGCGGCGGAATACTTGTTTTCTCAAAGTGGGTTTACCCAAACCTCGATGCGGGAAATTACTGCCAGAGCAGAAGTAAATTTAGCGTCGGTTAATTACCATTTTGGTAGTAAGAAAAACTTAATACAAGCGGTGTTTAAGCGATACTTTGATGAGCTTATGCCACAAGTTAAGACTTGCTTAGACGCTCTCCCGCCTATTGAAGGCGCTAAAGGCGTTGAGCAGCTTTTATATTCGCTTATTCCCCCTATGTTAAATCTTAATGCTATATCTGAGCAGGGCACGGCCACCTTTGTAAAATTGCTCGGCCGGGGATACAACGAAACACAAGGGCACTTGCGTAAGTTCCTAATGCATGATTATGGTGACTGTATACGCGCTCTCGTAGATGCTATCAGGCGCTGTTTACCTGAACTTCCAGAAGAAGAGCTATTCTGGCGACTGCATTTTGCTATGGGAAGTTTTGTCTTTTCGATGGCATCGAGTCAGGCATTAACAGAAATCGCTGAATCCGATTTTCATAAGCACGTAGATATAAAAGAAGTCATCCAGCATCTTGTGCCATTTGTCGCGCAGGGACTTGCCGGTAAATAA
- a CDS encoding Nif3-like dinuclear metal center hexameric protein translates to MSITRLELQNYLDGMLRVSEISDYCPNGLQVEGTSKIEKIVTGVTASQALVDAAIEANADALIVHHGYFWKGESQAVTGMKKRRLSALLANDLNLFAYHLPLDVHPEFGNNRQLASLLDVQNVSAVSGVKPVGVVMQGNFEEAIEGAALQDKLQQLLGRDVLIEGPVSKPITTLAWCTGGGQGFIEQAVELGVDAFITGEVSEQTVHTAREMGITFFAAGHHATERYGVKSLGEHIEQQFDVPVEFIDIDNPA, encoded by the coding sequence GTGTCTATTACCCGCCTAGAACTACAAAATTATCTTGATGGAATGTTAAGGGTTAGCGAAATCAGCGATTATTGCCCAAATGGCTTACAGGTAGAGGGCACAAGCAAAATAGAGAAAATTGTGACAGGCGTAACTGCATCTCAGGCTTTAGTAGATGCGGCGATAGAAGCTAACGCCGATGCACTTATTGTGCACCATGGTTACTTTTGGAAAGGTGAGTCGCAGGCTGTGACTGGCATGAAAAAGCGCCGTCTTTCTGCTTTACTAGCCAACGATCTAAATTTGTTTGCTTACCACCTTCCTTTAGATGTTCACCCAGAATTTGGTAACAATCGTCAGCTTGCGTCTCTTCTCGATGTTCAAAATGTAAGTGCAGTCAGCGGTGTAAAACCTGTGGGTGTTGTTATGCAAGGAAATTTTGAGGAAGCAATTGAAGGTGCGGCGTTACAAGATAAATTGCAGCAGCTGTTAGGACGAGATGTGCTAATAGAAGGGCCTGTTTCAAAACCAATTACGACACTTGCTTGGTGCACTGGCGGAGGTCAGGGATTCATAGAACAAGCGGTTGAGTTAGGTGTAGATGCATTTATTACCGGTGAAGTATCTGAGCAAACGGTGCATACAGCAAGAGAAATGGGTATTACCTTTTTCGCGGCTGGCCACCATGCTACCGAACGCTACGGCGTGAAGTCTTTAGGTGAACATATTGAGCAGCAATTCGACGTACCTGTTGAGTTTATTGATATCGATAACCCTGCATAG
- a CDS encoding methyltransferase gives MNNDRIFDGIAEKFSNNIYGTTKGKLRHTLLCDVLEPYLKAPLRAIEIGGGTGVMTAHIAAKGHAVVLTDASKDVLNQAESLLSDAPNIQIRHQYLQQIEDLSDFDFVVCHAVLEWLDAPFDAIDFMYSNMKPGARLSLSFFNQDANLFANAIYGNFDYIAKGMKAKKQVRLNPNQPLSAMRVVEYCESLGFNILEKAGIRCFHDYMRDITHQSSKFSDLLALERQYHQQEPYLWLGKYFQLILEKPQDG, from the coding sequence ATGAATAACGATCGTATCTTCGACGGTATTGCTGAAAAGTTCTCAAACAACATTTACGGGACAACCAAGGGCAAATTGCGGCACACATTACTATGTGACGTTCTTGAACCTTATTTAAAAGCGCCGCTTCGAGCCATCGAAATAGGTGGGGGCACAGGAGTAATGACGGCTCATATAGCCGCGAAAGGACATGCTGTTGTGCTCACCGATGCGTCAAAAGATGTGCTTAATCAAGCGGAATCTTTACTTTCTGATGCGCCAAATATACAAATACGGCATCAATATTTACAACAAATAGAAGACCTAAGTGATTTTGATTTTGTGGTTTGTCATGCGGTTCTAGAATGGCTAGATGCGCCCTTTGATGCTATAGATTTTATGTATAGCAATATGAAACCCGGAGCGCGCTTAAGCTTGAGTTTCTTTAATCAAGATGCGAATTTATTTGCCAATGCCATTTACGGTAATTTTGATTATATCGCCAAAGGAATGAAGGCGAAAAAGCAGGTGAGACTTAATCCCAACCAGCCGCTAAGCGCAATGCGAGTAGTTGAGTATTGTGAGTCGTTAGGCTTTAACATACTAGAAAAAGCTGGCATTCGCTGTTTTCACGATTATATGCGGGATATTACGCATCAAAGTAGCAAATTTAGCGATCTACTTGCTCTTGAACGACAGTATCACCAGCAGGAGCCCTATTTGTGGCTAGGAAAATACTTTCAACTCATTCTTGAAAAGCCACAAGACGGTTGA